GATCGACCGCAAGATCACGTCGAACAAGCAATTGGCGATTTACGGGCGTTCGAACGGCGGCCTGCTGATCGGCGCGGTCGTCAACCAGCGGCCCGATCTGTTCGCCGCGGCGCTGCCCGCGGTCGGAGTGATGGACATGCTCCGTTTCGATCGCTGGACGGCCGGCCGGTACTGGGTCGACGATTACGGCTACCCCGCCAAGGAAGCGGATTTCCGGACGCTGCGGGCCTATTCGCCCTACCACAACATCCGCTCGGGCGTGACCTATCCGGCGGTGCTCGCCACCACCGCCGACACCGACGATCGAGTCGTTCCCGGTCACAGCTTCAAATATGCGGCGGCGCTGCAGGCAGCCGATACCGGCTCTGCCCCCAAGCTGATCCGGATCGAAACGCGCGCCGGCCATGGCTCGGGCAAGCCGACCGAGAAGATCATCGAGGAATATGCCGACATGTGGGCGTTCATCGCCGCGCACACCGGCATGAACGTGACGGCTGCCCCCGGTCGCTGAGCCGGTTCAGCTTCGCGTCAGGCGGGGCGCGCTAGCGCTCCGCCCACCGGAGGAGGAACAACATGAAACCCATCGCTTTCGCGGCTGTCGCCGCCTTGGTTGCGACCAGTCTCGCGACGCCGGCAGACGCGCGCCGCTGGCATCGTTATCATCACAATGACGGCATCGACGGCGGCGATGTCGTCGCCGGCGTCGCAGTGGTCGGCGGCATTGCCGCGATCGCATCCGCGATCGGCTCGAACAACCGTCAGAAGCAGGACGATGCCGTCGATGCCTGCACCGGCGAGGCGGAAGGCCGCGCCAATGCCGATCTCAGCGAGATCACCCATGTCGAGAAGAGCAAGGGCTATTACACCGTGGAGGGCCTGCTCGGCGCCGATGGCGCGGGTGCGCCGACCAGCTTCACCTGCACCGTCCGCAACGGCCGCATCTACAGCATGCGCCTGAGCACCGACGAAGCCTGAACCCGCCGCCGCGATCCGACCCTTCCGCGGCCTCCATGTATCGCCTCGCCATCTTCGACTTCGACGGAACCCTCGCCGACAGCGCCGAGTGGTTCCTGTCGAGCCTCAACGACGTCGCCGATCGCTTCGGCTTCCGCCGCGTTTCCGATGAGGAGATCGCGATGCTGCGTCACCGCAGCAATCGCGAGATCGTCGACTATCTCGGCATCAAGACCTGGAAGCTGCCGCTGATCGCGCGGCACATGCGGGCGATGGTCGCGCGTGATGCCGAGCGCATACGATTGTTCGATGGCGCCGCCGCTTTGCTGGCGCGGCTGCGGGAGGGCGGCGTCGCCACCGCGCTCGTGACCTCCAACGCCGAAGCCAATGCCCGCCGGATCCTCGGCTCCGCGGCGACGCTGATCGATCATTATGCGTGCGGATCCGCCTTCTTCGGCAAGGCTGCCAAATTTCGCGCCGTGCTGAGGAAAGCAGGCATTCCGGCGCAGGCGGCGATCGCGATCGGCGACGAAACCCGCGACATCGACGCGGCGCGAGAGGCCGGCATAGCCGCGGGTGCCGTTTCATGGGGCTATGCTTCGGCTGAGGCGCTGGCCCGCTTCGCTCCGGACCATCGTTTCGCCGGCTTCGACGAGATCGAACGGCTGCTGCTTACGCCAGCCGGCTGAAGCGGCGGCCGGGGGCCTTGCTGGACAGAATTGCCTGCCCGGCCTATCGCGCGCGCATCCAATCCTGACGCCGCGGGGACCTCATGACCGTTCAGCCTTCCGATTCGATCCTCATCGTCGACTTCGGAAGCCAGGTGACCCAGCTCATCGCACGCCGGGTGCGCGAAGCCGGGGTCTATAGCGAGGTCGCACCGTTCAACCGGGCCGTCGAAGCGTTCGAGCGGCTGCAGCCCAAGGGCATCATCCTGTCGGGCGGACCCGCGTCGGTGACCACCGAGCAGAGCCCGCGGGCGCCGCAATTCCTGTTCGAAGCCGGCGTGCCGATGCTCGGCATCTGCTACGGTCAGCAATTGATGGCCGAGCAACTGGGCGGCAAGGTCGTTACCGGCGATCACAGCGAATTCGGCCGCGCCTTCATCGAGATTCA
The nucleotide sequence above comes from Sphingosinicella sp. BN140058. Encoded proteins:
- a CDS encoding HAD hydrolase-like protein, with the translated sequence MYRLAIFDFDGTLADSAEWFLSSLNDVADRFGFRRVSDEEIAMLRHRSNREIVDYLGIKTWKLPLIARHMRAMVARDAERIRLFDGAAALLARLREGGVATALVTSNAEANARRILGSAATLIDHYACGSAFFGKAAKFRAVLRKAGIPAQAAIAIGDETRDIDAAREAGIAAGAVSWGYASAEALARFAPDHRFAGFDEIERLLLTPAG